ATTGGCTTGAAGATCAAATAAGTTGATGATTGAACATAGGTATATAACAAACTTACTGAATGAGTTGTCTACATTCAATGATCACTATAAAGATGATGTGAGTTCTctacccatacatagatataaactACTATATATTGAAAAGGACTTAAATTTTAATGGGTTTATTAAAAAGGTCCATATGTTAGCATGACTATCACTAGAACAAAAGCTGTAATAAGTGTTTAATTCGATACTTAAAATTTGATAGTATTAATTAAGCCTATTTTTGATGTATATGGTTTAATTATGGGTCTGTATAGAAATTTTGATGACATTGCATATGGAGAGATTGGCTGGTGAAGTTCGATACTTGAGTTGTGTGTGATGTTTATTGCACGGTTATCTTATCACCCGTGCAACGCACAGGCTTTACTCACCGTGCAAGACACAAATTTTAAAATATGTCAACACACGGGTTCTTAAATTATTCTTACACTTTTTCTATTtctttagtatcgctatttacataccaatatgaactgcaaattacaaaTTATTCACAGATTATTACACAGTCGTGCAATGCACGGACTAAAAAatctagtgtatatatatatatatatatatatatatatatatatatatatatatatatatatatatatagtaaccaatcgggggaagcggggggaagcaatttttttttttcgttttttgaaaaaagtttattcacgaacattatagattggatgaaaatatgaacatttaataaagacactttatgataaatgtttttattttggcgagaaaacgctcgaagaagtaatatataacaattatcgtgtttttcgagcgtaaatTGAGGTTTTAGatcttagggtttagatattagagtttatagggtttagatattagggtttagaaatttagggtttagggtttagatttaggatttagattgagttttttacacgaacggtttaaagtttagggtttggtgttttgggtttatagaataaacccaaaacaccaaaccctaaaccctaaaccctaaactctaaatcgggcaaaattttacttcacaaaacatgaaaaaaaaacgttcacattcttcacgaacaattttatcttgaaggttatttttgtcgatcgttttcccgcctaaataataacattcaccacgaagtgtcttttctaaatgttcatatttcgtgtgatcttgatgccagaaaaaaaattccaaaaaaaacgaaaaaaaaaattgcttcccccgctttaccccgattggttacttctccattgatcctgcccatatatatatatatatatatatatatatatatatatatatatatatatatatatatatatatatatatatatatatatatatatatatatatatatatatatatatatatatatatataaaactaaatgACTAACTAGAAAAGCACATGTGTCATCCTTCTCATATTAACAACtaagcaaaaaaatctctactgtCAAATTAAAATTAATTCTAACACTTCTAgagtttatttaaatttaaataattttttataataataatacatatctatatctatatctatatctatattatatataataacaaagtccTTTTTTCCTAATCATTTCCTAATCATTTTCAAAAAAATTCAAATGGACAAGAAATGACCATTAGATCAAAAACCAACTTTCAAAATCAACCATTGGATCAAGTGATCACTCAACATTTGTCTCTCTCCTACATTCCAATTGTTTATCCTCTCAACCTTATCACAAAGTAAACCCTTCTGTCTATCAAATCTTATAATCACCGGTGACTGCAAACGGGGATCAATAATCTGAGATGCGGTCTTGAAAAAAAGCCAAAATACAAATGGAGATCGATGATTTGAGATGGATCGACTATCAAATCATTCCACCAAAAGCAATTAGGGTTCGCAAAAGATGTTCACGTATTGAGATGAATTCAATCAAATGCAATCAGGTTCGCAAAATCAAAGGGTTATTTAGGTTTCTTAATTTAATTTATTTGATGACTTTCTAAATAAGTGTATGTTATAGTTATAGTAAAACTAATAACAATCTCATAGTTTGTTTTTTCAGGGATCATAATCTCAATAATTTAGAATTAAGCGAATTCTTGATGCATCTTCACTCTGTGCATTTTGTTTGATCAATGCAATTAGAAATAAGCGAATTCTTTGGCTGAGTATCTCATAAATGTCATTTggttgtatgtgtgtgttttttttataACTAGAATAACATAATGTTAAATTCGTTTGAGGAGCGAATTAGAATTGGCAAGGAACTACTTGAATCAAGACGTATGGAGGAAGAAAATTAGAGAAAACGATAGGTCCACTTTATATCTCCGTGTCTGAAAACTAATTTATCATACATCTATAACATGAtcctttttccttttttttcttaTCTTGCAGTATTATAGCGTTGTGCAAAGCAAAGAAATAGGAGAAAAGAGCTAGAGAAAAAAATCGACATAAGTTGGAAGAAGATAAGGTCTTCAAAGTCCTTTTTCATTATACAAATGCTTATTATaaatatctaacgacaataacgacgaCGATGATGATTCTGATGGCTAAAATCTATTTGGGGTATCTAATGCATATTATGAATTAACCTTAAAAAAGAAATAGTAGTACAAGCCAAGTATCTTATGATTTACTTGTGCGAAACTAATTATATTTTGTGTTATAGGCGGAAAGGAGGCGGAAACTTGGATTACCTGCAGAGGATCCTTCCGCCCCAAAAACCTCCTGCACATGTTGTGGAGGAAAAGAAGGTATTGTATGTTTGACCTGATTACAAAAATATTCAAACTCTGTTAATAAGAGATTTGCAATTGCTGATGTTGATTTGCGTTTTTATTTACAGCAGGTAATATATGTACAATCTAAACATTCTATGGGTTTATTGTAAACATTATTGCTTGAAACGAGTAGCTGTGAGGACTAGGTTAAAACACTCCTTTTGGCTGTTTATGGTCAAAAGTTGATAAAATACTAATGTAACGGTAGCTTTAGATATTAGGTACCAACTATAAAGGAGATACATATTTTGCTGATAATTGGTGATACATTCAAATAAGATCTATAGCATTTTTTTcctaacattcatattatttatttATGATTATAAGTTTATTGTCGTTTTTCGCTCTTTACTGAATGATGTTTTTTATTAGATCTTTAGCATTTTTGAAGCTATCAGCATTGGATGTAAACAGATGAATCTTAAGTGCCGTCAATATGTCTACAGGTTGTTGACAATGTCAATTCTCACACCCCATAATCGTCCGGTAATGTACGTTGATACATGGCAGGTAATCAACTAAATTCATTATCTTACAAGTGTTTTAATTGTAGGGACTATATATTTGTTCACTGTTAAAAACGTTTATGATATGACTTTTTTAATCAGTAGCATTATGCTATAACTTTTAGGGATTTTTGAATCTCATGTAACCTTCGTCAAAGCCAACCAAAAACGATGTTTACAAAGAAGTCTTGCTATATTTGTAGATTTACTTCACGAGTTACCACCACACACAATTCCATTTGTTTAGCTCATAGGTACTTTTCAATCTCATTTAAAACTTATTGATAGTGTTTAACTTATTAAAAAAATCATGTTTGGTCACTAATGCATAATTCATAATGCATAATTCATAATTCTAATATTAACATAGCTATGAACGGTTTAACAACTAAATCATGCTAATGCATAATTCAGCTTTGTTTTGTCAATTAAGAATTTAACCATTCTTGTAATATTATAAAAGTTTTTGCAATTATACTGCATAAGCTATAAGGAAAAAAGGTAAAATAGTTTATGGGTCAATCTGACCCATATCATTGTGTCCAAACCAAAAAATGATCTTATATAACTTGAACTCACTTTGACCTCTGACTTAATTTGCCTATTGTGTTATACTTTTTTTGGATGTTTGActgattaatttaacataaatgtcAAGTTAAACATTCATTGATCTTAATGCAGGATTCCAAGGACCATTGGTGTATTCATTCCAATGAAGGCAACGTTCTTTATTACGTACATAATGATTCACGGGTGGGCAGGAGTTGTTGCTGAGATTCTTCGATTGAAGCCGTTGGTCACTTGGTCATCTTCCATTTCAAGAATACGTTCATTGTGAAACAGAACGTGACAGAGAAAAGGCGGATGGACCTCGGGAGCGTAGATTCCTAGATACTCTCCCTTCTCACCACTTATACTTCCTAATGGGCgttgtgtatgttgttgttactcCAATCATTCTTCATCTCATTCTTGCGTTTTTTGCTTTTGCATACTTCGTCTACAGCTACAAGGTACATTTGGCATTTGCATACTTCGTTTTAAAACATATTCATCACTATTTTCTAATTGAATTACCGTTGATCCTCTGTAATATTCTTGAATTATGTCAATGAATTCAGAGAGTATTATTTGTTCATCCGCTTTTTATGAATTTTTGTTAACGTTTGACCCTCAGTTAGATACTCTTAACAGGTGTCAATATGGGTATTGTATAATACCCATATACAATACCCATATTGACACCTTACACAACAGGCATGGATCTAGAGTAGCTAGGTAAAACTTTTGAAGTGATGTTGAGCCATTGAAGTTATATTGAACCTTAGAAAGTCCAAACCACTTCTATAAGCTAACAAGACTTTGCATGTATCACATAATGTAGCAgattatattacatacatatattgaCAGTAACTTAACTACAACATTTTTGACATTTCAAGCGATATAATCATGTACAAGATTTTATTTTATGCTAATGTTATTATAGTCTGTCTTGGGGTCAATTGCAGATACTCGAGAAGGTGAAATTTTAGCACGGGTCTATTAATCATTTTCATTTAGGGTTGAAGTCCAACTGATTGTTACATAGACCAATTTGAAGATAAATTATCAGACGTTGTAATTGGGGATTATGGTTACTCAGCATACACAATAGACAATGCAAATGAGGATAAAAAATACTCGACTGTGTGGGAGGAAAATTGGCGTTAAAGTTTAATCATGAGCATGAAAATAGCTACCTACACGCAACGTCTAACAAAAAGGTTCTCATTTATTTCATCTTATGTTAGTACACACATTGAATTGAATTACTAACTTTATATTTACAAGACCACGGGGTAAAGGAGGTTGATCCAATGGCTGATGATGTGTGGTGTCACGTCCCCAAATAGGGCATGGGTATTTGTgattaattatatcaaatcacaattgtataaacgagaacgactctatatgagacgttttattgagttttgcagcggaagataaatagattacattgtatttagagcattaaatgtttttaaatgaattggtaagcaatgcatgaagactccagcatggcaagaaatcatcatcaaaacagcagatatacagcggaagcaatatttaagtacctgagaataaacatgcttaaaaagtcaacactgtagtgacccgaacttttccatgtttatatatatattaaatgaaattgttatttacatgattaagtgtttccaacatgttaagcaatcaaacttgttaagacctgattaattgaaataggtttcatatagacaattgactacccaagttgaccggtgattcacgaacgttaaaacttgtaaaaactatacgatgacatatatatggttatatatatagttaacatgattttattataagtatgtatctcattaggtattttaacaatgagttatatacataaaaaatgagactattaatttaagaaactcgaaaacgatatatataacgattatcgttataacaacgtcttactaggtacatatgaatcatattaagatattgatacacttggttaattatgttaaatgataagtaaatatattattaagtgtattaacaatgaaatacatatgtaaaaataagactactaacttaatgatttcgaaacgagacatatatgtaacgattatcgttgtaacgatatttaactgtatatatatcatactaagatatattatatatcataatatcatgataatataacaatttaacatctcatttgttataataaacaatgcggATGACACTATTTTTTTCGGTGAATGGAGTAGACGTAATGCTCGAAATCTAATGTACTTGTTGGAATGTTTTGAAAGGGCTTCGGGCTTAAAGGTTAACTATAATAAAAGCTTGTTATACGGGGTTGGTATTAATACCAATATTGTGGAGGATCTAGCATCATGGTGCTCTTGCCAAGCGGGCAAACTACCGTTCTTTTATTTGGGTCTCCCCGTGGGTTGTAAAATGAAAAAATTGAATGATTGGTCTCCGGTTATCGAGAAGTTCAACAATCGGTTAGCGGAATGGAGGGCTAAAACGGTGTCATTCGGTGGTCGATTAACTCTTGTTAAATCGGTTCTCTCTAGTTTGCCTCTTTACTATTTCTCGCTTTTTCGGGCCCCGCCTTGTGTGCTTAAATTATTAGAGAGTGTGAGACGTaactttttttggggcgggtcgggtctCAATTCGAAAatgtcttgggttaaatgggaaacaatccttcttcctcacgaagaaggaGGGTTAAATATTTCGTCACTTAAATGTAAAAACCTAGCActtctttgtaagtggtggtggaggtttaaaaccgaaaccaacacTTTGTGGACTACAGTGCTTCGTAGCATCTATGGTTCTAACGGAGGGCTTGTGTTTGGTAACGAGATTACTCGTAATTCAAACGCGAGCCTTTGGTCGTCTATTTGTAATGCAGGAAAAGGTGTGGACAAGCTAGGGATTCACTTCTCCAGTTCGTTCTCTCGAGTTATCGGGGATGGGGCGAATACTTCTTTTTGGAATGATATTTGGATTGGTAACCTTTGCTTCAAAAACAGATTCAAGAGATTATATATGCTGGAGTTAAACAAGAACGCAAGCGTGAAGGACAAGATAGTTGGAACTCTCAACGCGGCTGCTGTTTGTTGGACTTGGGCTCGTGAACCATCGGGCCGAACTGCTACTGAATTAGTCGAGCTTGATGGACTGCTGCAGCACACTATTCTGGACCGAGACAAATGTGATGGTTGGCAGTGGAATCTGGATCCGATAAAAGGGTATACAGTGAAGAAAATGGCAACATTGATTGATGACATTATTTTACCCAGGGACTTTAATTCAATTGAGACACTTCGTAATCGTTTGGCTCCTAAAAAAATCGAGATTTTCATATGGCGAGCTCGACGTGGGCGTATACCGGTGAGGTTTGAATTAGACAAAAGGGGTATAGATTTGCATAGTTTGAGATGTCCGGTATGTGATGGGGGGATCGAGACGGTTGAACACATTCTATTCTCATGCCAACTCGCAAAGGAAATTTGGAGTAAAGTTCTTGGTTGGTGGGGTTATGATTCGGCAATATTTGGGTTCGATGATATCTTCTTAGGTACATTTGGGTCGTTGGCTTGGGATAGCAAGCGTGCGGTGTGGCAAACGGTTTGTTGGGTTGTATGTTACTTGATTTGGAAGAGTCGGAACTCTAAAGTTTTCAAGACCAAGATTACGACGGTTCCATCCTTATTAATGGAAATCCAAGCTCTCTCCTTTGATTGGATCTCGCGAAGACTTAAACATCTTAGTATCGATTGGCACACTTGGTTCACAAATCCATTGTAGTCGGAATTGCATCCTTTGCAATTTCATGTTCCGTGTAATTGTATAGCCTATTAGTTTCGTGTTTTATTGTCGTTATCAAATTGACAACCATTGTACTCTTTCGTTGATTTATATAAAtctacttgcttttcaaaaaaaaataataaacaatgggttaacaacattcaacaagatcgttaacctaaaggtttcaaaacaacatttacatgtaactactaacgatgacttaacgactcagttaaaatgtatatacatgtagtgttttaatatgtattcatacacttttgaaagacttcaagacacttatcaaaatacttttacttaacaaaaatgcttacaattacatcctcgttcagtttcatcaacaattctactcgtatgcacccgtattcgtactcgtacaatacacagcttttagatgtatgtactattggtatatacactccaatgatcagctcttagcagcccatgtgagtcacctaacatatgtgggaaccatcatttggcaactagcatgaaatatctcataaaattacaaaaatatgagtaatcattcatgacttatttacatgaaaacaaaattacatatcctttatatctaatccatacaccaacgaccaaaaacacctacaaacactttcattcttcaattttcttcatctaattgatctctctcaagttctatcttcaagttctaagtgttcttcataaattccaaaagttctagtttcataaaatcaagaatacttccaagattgcaagtttacttccaagttttctaaatccattccaagtaatcatccaagatcaagaaacctttattacttacagtaggttatatttctaatacaaggtaataatcatattcaaactttaattcaatttctataactataacaatcttatttcgagtggaaatcttacttgaaattgttttcgtgtcatgattctgcttcaagaactttcaagccatccaagatcctttgaagctagatctatttttctcatttccagtaggtttatacaaggaacttgaggtagtaatgatgttcataacatcattagattcatacatataaagctatcttattcgaaggtttaaacttgtaatcactagaacatagtttagttaattctaaacttgttcgcaaataaaagttaatccttctaacttgacttttaaaatcaattaaacacatgttctatatctatatgatatgctaacttaatgatttaaaacctggaaacacgaaaaacaccgtaaaatcggatttacgccgtcgtagtaacaccgcgggctgttttgggttagttaattaaaaactatgataaactttgatttaaaagttgttattctgggaaaataatttttattatgaacatgaaactatatccaaaaattatggttaaactcaaagtggaagtatgttttctaaaatggtcatctagacgtcgttctttcgactgaaatgactacctttacaaaaacgacttgtaacttatttttcgactacaaacctatactttttctgtttagattcataaaatagagttcaatatgaaaccatagcaatttgattcactcaaaacggatttaaaatgaagaagttatgggtaaaacaagattggataatttttctcattttagctacgtgaaaattggtaacaaatctattccaaccataacttaatcaacttgtattgtatattatgtaatcttgagataccatagacacgtatacaatgtttctacctatcatgtcgacacatctatatatatttcggaacaaccatagacactctatatgtgaatgttggagttagctatacagggttgaggttgattccaaaataaatatagtttgagttgtgatcaatactgagatacgtatacactgggtcatggattgattcaagataatatttatcgatttatttctgtacatctaactgtggacaactagttgtaggttgctaacgaggacagctgacttaataaacttaaaacatcaaaatatattaaaagtgttgtaaatatattttgaacatactttgatatatatgtatatattgttataggttcgtgaatcaaccagtggccaagtcttacttcccgacgaagtaaaaatctgtgaaagtgagttatagtcccacttttaaaatctaatatttttgggatgagaatacatgcaggttttataaatgatttacaaaatagacacaagtgtagtgacccgaacttttccatgtttatatatattaattgagattgatatttacatgattaaatgtttccaacatgttaagcaatcaaaattgttaagacttgattaattgaaatatgtttcatatagacaattgaccacccaagttgatcggcgattcacgaacgttaaaacttgtaaaaacgacatgacgatatatatatggatatacatatggttaacatgagattatgataagtaagtatctccataagtatattaacaatgagttatatacatataaacaagactactaacttaaggatttcgaaacgagacatatatgtaacgattattgttgtaacgacatttaaatgtatatatatcatattaagatatattaatatatcataatatcatgataatataataatttaacatctcattagatataataaacaatgggttaacaacattaattgagatcgttaacttaaaggtttcaaaacaacacttacatataacgactaacgatgacttaacgactcagttaaaatgtatatacatgtagtgtatttagatgtattaaaatacttttggaagacttaaagacatatatcaaaacactcatacttaacgaaaatggttacagttactttcccattcttttctttcatcaagaattctagtcgtattcttacccgtattatacacagcttcaaaacgtacttactatgggtatataccaataggaactagcatgggattccattcttgattatttcatgtatgactaatcaattttaacttctaccatgagctagtcaactaactagaactccttttaaccccactcaccactcaccaattaccactcatcattcactccatttcacttccaattctcttactaattctctctcaacacacacacacactattatgaacgtatttttccagtagttaatcatcatattcatcaaaaaccacttcaagaatcaagctataatcatcataggaagaacacttcaagaacacttcaaaaattccttcaagtttactaatttacttccaagctttctaatccattccaagtaatcatctaagatcaagaaacctttgttatatacagtaggttatctttcttattcaaggtaatattcatattcaaactttgattcaatttctataactataaactatcttaattcgagtaaaaatcttacttgaacttgtttttgtgtcatgatcctacttcaagaactttcaagccatccaagatcctttgaagctagatcatttcttgtcacttccagtaggtttacctactaaacttgaggtagtaatgatgttcataacatcattcgattcatatatataaaactatcttattcgaaggtttaaactcgtaatcactagaacatagtttagttaattctaaacttgttcgcaaacaaaagttaatccttctaacttgacttttaaaattaactacacacatgttctatatctatatgatatgctaacttaatgatttaaaacctggaaacacgaaaaataccgtaaaaccggatttacgccgtcgtagtaacaccgcgggctgttttgggttagttaattaaaaactatgataaactttgatttaaaagttgttattctgagaaaatgatttttattatgaacatgaaactatatccaaaaattatggttaaactcaaagtggaagtatgttttctaaaatggtcatctagacgtcgttctttcgactgaaatgactacctttacaaaaatgacttgtaacttatttttccgactataaacctatactttttctgtttagattcataaaatagagttcaatatgaaaccatagcaatttgattcactcaaaacggatttaaaatgaagaagttatgggtaaaacaagattggataatttttctcattttagctacgtgaaaattggtaacaaatctatttcaaccataacttaatcaacttctattgtatattatgtaatcttgagataccatagacacgtatacaatgtttcgacctatcatgtcgacacatctatatatatttcggaacaaccatagacactctatatgtgaatgttggagttagctatacagggttgaggttgattccaaaatatatatagtttgagttgtgatcaatactgagatacgtatacactgggtcgtggattgattcaagataatatttatcgatttatttctatacatctaactgtggacaactagttgtaggttactaacgaggacagctgacttaataaacttgaaacatcaaaatatattaaaagtgttgtaaatatattttgaacatactttaatatatatgtatatattgttataggttcgtgaatcaacagtggccaagtcttacttctcgacgaagtaaaaatctgtgaaagtgagttatagtcccacttttaaaatctaatatttttgggatgagaatacatgcaggttttataaatgatttacaaaatagacacaagtacgtgaaactacattctatggttgaattatcgaaatcgaatatgcccctttttattaagtctggtaatctaagaattagggaacagacaccctaattgacgcgaatcctaaagatagatctattgggcctaacaaaccccatccaaagtaccggatgctttagtacttcgaaatttatatcatatccgaagggtgtcccggaatgatggggatattcttatatatgcatcttgttaatgtcgattaccaggtgttcaccatatgaatgatttttatctctatgtatgggatgtgtattgaaatatgaaatcttgtggtctattgttacgatttgatatatataggttaaacctataactcaccaacatttttgttgacgtttaaagcatgtttattctcaggtgaatactaagagcttccgctgttgcatactaaaataaggacaagatttggagtccatgtttgtatgatattgtgtaaaaactgcattcaagaaactgatttcgatgtaacatatttgtattgtaaaccattatgtaatggttgtgtgtaaacaagatattttagattatcattatttgataatctacgtaaagctttttgaacctttatttatgaaataaaggttatggtttgttttaaaaatgtatgcagtctttgaaaaacgtctcatatagaggttaaaacctcgcaacgaaatcaattaatatggaacgtttttaatcaataagaacgggacatttcaacaagtacgtgaaactacattctatggttgaattatcgaaatcgaatatgcccctttttattaagtctggtaatctaagaattagggaacagacaccctaattgacgcgaatcctaaagatagatctattgggcctaacaaaccccatccaaagtaccggatgctttagtacttcgaaatttatatcatatccgaagggtgtcccggaatgatggggatattcttatatatgcatcttgttaatgtcggttaccagg
This window of the Rutidosis leptorrhynchoides isolate AG116_Rl617_1_P2 chromosome 7, CSIRO_AGI_Rlap_v1, whole genome shotgun sequence genome carries:
- the LOC139857307 gene encoding uncharacterized protein isoform X1, which encodes MMILMAKIYLGRKGGGNLDYLQRILPPQKPPAHVVEEKKIFSIFEAISIGCKQMNLKCRQYVYRLLTMSILTPHNRPVMYVDTWQDSKDHWCIHSNEGNVLYYVHNDSRVGRSCC
- the LOC139857307 gene encoding uncharacterized protein isoform X2: MMILMAKIYLGRKGGGNLDYLQRILPPQKPPAHVVEEKKIFSIFEAISIGCKQMNLKCRQYVYRLLTMSILTPHNRPVMYVDTWQIYFTSYHHTQFHLFSS